The sequence AGAATAGCATGATATATGCATTGCACTTAAGAAATTATTCAGTGAAGTGTTAACATACTTACCATTTAATTCATTTTTATCGGAAAATGCTATTGCATGCACCAGGAAATCAATACTTTCCCATTCCTTTTTTATTGTCTTAAAAGCTTCATCTATTGTTTCTTCATTTGAAACATCACACTTGAGCAGCAGCTTTTCATCAATTTGGAACTCCTCTGCTATAGGTAATAATTTTTCCTTTATTGTTTCATTCTGGTAAGTAATAGCAAATTCTGCTCCATACTCTGAAAGCGTTTTTGCTATGCCGTACGCTATTGACCTCTTATTTATTATTCCAGTTATTAATCCTTTTTTACCTTGTAATAGATTTGTTGCCATAAGACCATTCGTGCCACTCAATATAATTTGAGATATGAACCGAATAAAGTCAAGTTACCTCAAGCTATAACTAAACCTATTTCCAGCAGATTATTTTCACAAATACAATTCATTTTTGCATTATAATGATCTAATAGTAAAGAGGTTAGATAAATATTGATGTCTTTTGCATTTAAATCGATTTCACTTTTTTTAGTTAATTTCTCTATTAATGATCTGCTAAGTTGCTTATGTTCATTAGAAATTTTTATGGTTAACAGCGTTTTATCGTCTGCTCTACTCAATGAAATAGACATTTGTTCAACTCCCGCTACAGCACTTGATATAGTTAGCACCATATTAGAAATTATTTTATTTATCTTTTCAACTAGATCGGTGCTGAGCTCCATAGAGTTTGAGGTACTTGTCTCCCATGTGAGTTCTATTTTTTTTTTAAATAATTTTTGATATTTGATTTAGTCAGATCAAAGCTACTATTATCTCCTGAAGAAGAATATGCCTGCTTCATTACTTTATGTTTAGACATCAAATCATCGGAACTTTCTTTAAGTAATGAAAATGCGTCCTTTTGCGCATCAGCATCATTCTTATCACCTGTTTCAAACTCTTCTACGCTGGACATTATTCCACTCATAGAGTTCGCAAAGTCATGAAGTAGACGCCCTGATAACAACTCCATTATTAACACTGTGTTTTTGATATCTTTGTTCATTTGATGATTATAAATGATGACAAAATTTAAGTTACCCTATATCGGTAGGCATATGATAGTCAATTGCTAGAAAGTTTCGTTGCATTTTTTGCACTAAGGCATTAATATAGTATTAATAATTTATAAAAGGGTTATGAGCACTTATGCCAAATCAGGAATAGATCTTGAATTATATAATAAACTAATAAAGGAAGTCAAGCCTATTGCTCAAGAAACTAACAGGGAAGAAGTAATAAGTGAAGT is a genomic window of Wolbachia endosymbiont of Folsomia candida containing:
- a CDS encoding histidine phosphotransferase family protein, translated to MELSTDLVEKINKIISNMVLTISSAVAGVEQMSISLSRADDKTLLTIKISNEHKQLSRSLIEKLTKKSEIDLNAKDINIYLTSLLLDHYNAKMNCICENNLLEIGLVIA